The following proteins are encoded in a genomic region of Brachypodium distachyon strain Bd21 chromosome 1, Brachypodium_distachyon_v3.0, whole genome shotgun sequence:
- the LOC100822415 gene encoding uncharacterized membrane protein At3g27390, whose product MQVPVGFLAKLWSLVSFLPFFLLLLLLGFTKAVLIGPVVVIIVFLGDSAVIVGLWPAHFIWTYCCVLKTKRIGPVLKILAVQFLPLPLVLLPVLGILGSLLVGIGYGVFAPVMATFEAVGEGVADKLSHCFLDGTASTIRGACMVVHDVTDFCFHSYFSFMDDLSEKMGDDEKPLDIKLTYLPRSFLVALVAVPVDVLMITGVALWKSPCMLLKGWQRLCEDLVGREGPFLETVCVPFAGLAIILWPLAVIGGVIASFLSSFIFGFHAGLISYQEASFQMGLSYMISAVALFDEYTNDLLYLREGSCLPRPKYRKADSPKVETNRDKEEYNTAAESAEKQHHRYHKPRRVLQRSKTIMETIQRLRPIQIWDWLFRSCEINGRILLSEGLMSCEDIEQFITKGKGKKLSIKLPAWCILHCLIRSAKHDSHGLLISDNVEVTNFNWPRDRVIDWVLGPLLVLKEQMKKLELTEDEELCLRKLIMTNENEKPSDWDDCGFPSSDSVKRAQLQAIIRRLQGIVGNMSRIPGFRRRFLNLTRALYLEAIEAGAIDGTRDIKRRVKEDITSEKLQDNKDVVEGKGPSNGTSGGIDIV is encoded by the exons CTGTCCTGATCGGCCCCGTCGTCGTAATCATTGTTTTCTTGGGAGATTCAGCTGTCATTGTTGGCCTGTGGCCTGCGCATTTCATCTGGACATACTGCTGCGTGCTCAA AACGAAACGAATTGGGCCGGTTTTGAAGATTCTTGCCGTGCAATTTCTGCCGCTGCCATTGGTCCTGTTGCCGGTGCTTGGTATTCTGGGGAGCCTTCTGGTGGGCATCGGTTATGGAGTTTTTGCTCCTGTCATGGCGACTTTCGAGGCGGTCGGCGAAGGCGTCGCCGACAAGCTGTCACATTGCTTTTTG GATGGTACCGCTAGCACCATAAGGGGAGCTTGCATGGTGGTGCATGATGTTACCGATTTCTGCTTCCATTCCTACTTCTCTTTCATGGACGATCTCTCTGAGAAAATGGGGGATGATGAAAAACCTCTTGACATCAA GTTGACTTACCTGCCACGGAGCTTTCTCGTTGCCCTGGTTGCTGTTCCTGTAGATGTACTGATGATTACTGGGGTGGCATTGTGGAAAAGCCCCTGCATGTTATTGAAAGGGTGGCAAAGACTCTGTGAGGACCTAGTCGGGAGGGAAGGGCCTTTTCTAGAGACTGTTTGTGTTCCATTCGCTGGTTTGGCCATTATATTGTGGCCACTTGCAGTCATTGGAGGAGTGATTGCATCATTTCTTAGCAGCTTCATTTTTGGTTTCCATGCTGGATTAATTTCTTATCAG GAGGCTTCATTTCAAATGGGATTATCGTACATGATCTCTGCAGTAGCATTGTTTGATGAATACACAAATGATCTTCTTTACTTAAGAGAAGGCTCTTGTTTGCCAAG GCCCAAGTACCGAAAAGCGGATTCTCCAAAGGTCGAGACCAACCGCGACAAAGAAGAGTACAACACTGCAGCTGAATCTGCAGAGAAGCAACACCATCGCTACCATAAACCCAGGAGGGTTCTGCAGCGTTCAAAGACAATCATGGAAACTATCCAACGACTAAGACCCATTCAA ATATGGGATTGGCTCTTCCGTTCTTGCGAGATAAATGGAAGGATACTACTCAGTGAGGGACTGATGAGTTGTGAAGATATAGAGCAATTTATAACCAAAGGAAAGGGGAAAAAGCTGAGCATAAAATTACCGGCCTGGTGTATCCTTCACTGTCTGATACGATCAGCAAAACACGACTCGCATGGTTTGCTCATAT CTGACAATGTCGAGGTGACGAACTTCAATTGGCCGAGAGACAGAGTGATCGACTGGGTGCTTGGACCACTGCTTGTTCTGAAAGAGCAGATGAAGAAACTAGAGCTTACTGAAGATGAGGAATTGTGCTTGCGGAAGCTCATCATGACGAACGAAAACGAGAAGCCATCAGATTGGGATGATTGTGGTTTCCCGTCGAGCGACAGCGTGAAGAGAGCTCAGCTCCAAGCAATTATTAGAAG GTTGCAAGGGATTGTTGGAAATATGTCTCGGATACCGGGCTTCAGGAGACGGTTCCTGAATCTGACCAGGGCGCTGTACCTGGAGGCCATCGAGGCAGGCGCCATCGACGGAACACGGGACATTAAGCGAAGGGTTAAGGAGGATATCACCTCTGAAAAATTACAGGATAACAAAGATGTGGTAGAAGGGAAGGGTCCATCAAATGGTACATCCGGGGGTATTGACATTGTTTGA
- the LOC100822723 gene encoding protein transport protein SFT2, whose product MQKTAQSWFTGGSASPASAASESQPSLLADWNSYSASRSDASSSSPLPFDIEAAVRSANDTVSGTFNVVTKGVRELPGSFQGATSSFPSGKALMYFGLFLATGIFFVFIAFTLFLPVMVLMPQKFAICFTLGCALIIASLFALKGPANQLSHMTSKERLPFTVGFTGCMVGTIYVSMVLHSYFLSVIFSILQVLALAYYTISYFPGGSSGLKFISSSLLSPVTRIFGR is encoded by the exons ATGCAGAAGACGGCCCAATCCTGGTTCACCGGCGgctccgcctcccccgcctccgccgctagcGAGTCGCAGCcctccctcctcgccgacTGGAACTCCTACTCCGCTTCCCGCTCcgacgcctcctcctcctccccgctcCCGTTCGACATCGAGGCCGCTGTCCGCTCGGCCAACGACACCGTTTCCGGCACCTTCAATGT GGTGACCAAGGGCGTGCGGGAGCTGCCGGGGAGCTTCCAGGGCGCGACGAGCAGCTTCCCCTCGGGGAAGGCGCTCATGTACTTTGGGCTCTTCCTCGCCACCGGCAttttcttcgtcttcatcGCGTTCACGCTCTTCCTTCCCGTCATGGTGCTCATGCCGCAGAAGTTCGCTATCTGCTTCACGCTTGGCTGTGCTCTCATCATCGCATCGCTCTTTGCGCTCAAAGGACCCGCGAACCAGCTCTCCCATATGACGTCAAAAGAG AGACTACCTTTTACAGTGGGGTTCACTGGATGCATGGTTGGCACGATTTATGTTTCTATGGTGCTTCACAGCTATTTTCTCTCGGTGATATTTTCAATCCTTCAG GTTCTGGCGCTTGCTTACTACACCATATCCTACTTCCCTGGAGGCTCTAGCGGATTGAAATTTATCTCATCCAGTCTCCTGTCTCCGGTAACAAGAATTTTTGGCCGGTAG
- the LOC104582200 gene encoding uncharacterized protein LOC104582200: MEMEMEAGDFGEHELQDHSVGTSAGASAGAASSSGTDKVYQRGPTRLPTKQPSCEAEKPVIRPTAKMGWVVVAPGCFTMQPKPVLGVLLKEHFPGMVLLEGKEEPEVARTWANHVAQPDFQDRENLVYANKAERVKGEFWRFFKLAEGIYDATIARHFKASVKKALSEMFYHTRAYSVRKYYAEVKKQKLDKAQCIVTHLKHEQYMQVPPHWCVSHLNA; encoded by the exons atggagatggagatggaggcggggGACTTTGGTGAGCACGAGTTGCAGGATCACTCTGTTGGTACCTCCGCGGGAGCCTCAGCGGGGGCTGCCTCCAGCTCTGGTACAGACAAAGTGTACCAGCGTGGTCCTACTCGTCTCCCCACCAAGCAGCCCTCTTGTGAAGCTGAGAAGCCGGTCATTCGTCCAACAGCCAAGAT GGGATGGGTGGTTGTTGCACCCGGGTGTTTTACGATGCAACCCAAGCCTGTGCTTGGGGTCCTCCTCAAGGAGCACTTCCCTGGCATGGTTCTTCTTGAAGGAAAGGAGGAGCCAGAGGTAGCCCGGACATGGGCAAACCACGTGGCCCAACCGGACTTTCAAGATAGAGAGAATCTGGTGTATGCGAACAAAGCCGAGCGGGTGAAGGGTGAATTTTGG CGGTTCTTCAAGCTGGCGGAAGGCATTTATGATGCAACAATTGCACGGCACTTCAAGGCAAGTGTGAAGAAGGCATTGTCCGAGATGTTCTATCACACACGTGCCTACTCCGTGAGGAAGTACTATGCCGAAGTGAAGAAACAGAAATTGGACAAGGCACAATGTATCGTGACGCATCTTAAGCACGAACAGTACATGCAG GTTCCTCCGCACTGGTGCGTCTCGCACTTAAATGCCTGA